The Verrucomicrobiia bacterium genome includes a window with the following:
- a CDS encoding ATP-binding protein, translated as MKLIRDLPIQQKMLGMTMLICGGVLCVAITSFFAFQLLNFRSNFRRDSATLAVIIANNSTAAMAFKDEQAAAEVVGALQADPKVLAATLILPDGSPFAHFGKTEDAQTLSQFPSPGAWRFVDGDLLVTQPVKLNREQLGMLYLRSDYRRTFLDLLGFYGKVVLGVMFLSISLAVFLSSQLGRTITNPILHLAQIARVVGEKKDYSLRVKVGARGDELGRLAESFNEMLSRIQSQDAALSLSQQRMEALINSIVGIVWERKPDTFQFTFVSRQSEDILGYPPQAWLDQPDFWEQKLHPQDAAKAIHTGAEMAARTQSYTYEYRMIAAGGRTVWIRESGTVLVEQGKPVAMRGIFLDVTREKLDAEQLDKLNRQLMSTSRLAGMAEVATGVLHNVGNVLNSVSVSATAVAERLRQSKLSNLQRATALLREQNGQLAQFLTTDPKGKILPEYLASVADQLAGEQKNLIAKMDSVNEHVEHIKEIVAMQQSYAKVSGVYENLAVVALVEDALRMNAAAFDRHGIEIVRHFAGNIPPVCVDRHKVLQILINLVRNAKYAMASQDDASKRLTVRVEMTSPDRVSIRIADNGVGIAPENLTRIFNHGFTTKKDGHGFGLHSGANAAKEMGGTLIAHSEGPGKGAEFTLDLPTAACARQKETSPTRTSI; from the coding sequence GTGAAACTAATCCGGGACCTGCCCATCCAACAGAAGATGTTGGGGATGACAATGCTGATCTGCGGCGGCGTCCTGTGCGTCGCCATCACCTCCTTTTTCGCGTTTCAACTCCTGAATTTCCGGTCCAATTTCCGGCGCGATTCCGCCACCTTGGCCGTCATCATCGCCAACAACAGCACGGCTGCCATGGCCTTCAAAGATGAACAGGCCGCAGCCGAGGTCGTCGGAGCGCTCCAGGCCGATCCCAAAGTTCTAGCAGCCACCCTGATCCTGCCAGATGGCTCGCCTTTCGCTCACTTTGGAAAGACCGAAGACGCCCAAACGCTGTCTCAGTTTCCCTCTCCGGGAGCATGGCGCTTTGTCGATGGAGACCTGCTTGTCACCCAACCGGTCAAGTTGAACCGAGAACAATTGGGAATGCTTTACCTGCGCTCGGACTATCGCCGAACCTTTCTCGACCTGCTCGGCTTCTACGGGAAGGTGGTTCTTGGGGTCATGTTCTTGTCCATCAGCCTGGCAGTGTTCCTTTCGAGCCAATTGGGGCGCACGATTACAAATCCGATTCTGCACCTGGCCCAAATTGCCCGGGTCGTAGGCGAAAAGAAGGATTACTCGTTGCGCGTTAAGGTAGGGGCACGAGGCGACGAGTTGGGCCGGCTGGCAGAATCTTTCAACGAAATGCTCAGCCGCATCCAGAGTCAGGATGCCGCCCTCAGCCTCTCCCAGCAGAGAATGGAGGCACTGATCAACTCGATTGTCGGCATCGTCTGGGAACGCAAACCCGATACCTTCCAGTTCACTTTCGTAAGCCGCCAGAGTGAAGACATCCTGGGCTATCCACCTCAGGCCTGGCTGGACCAGCCTGATTTTTGGGAGCAAAAACTCCATCCACAGGATGCTGCCAAAGCCATCCACACCGGCGCCGAAATGGCCGCACGCACTCAATCCTACACTTATGAATATCGCATGATCGCCGCCGGCGGCCGGACGGTTTGGATTCGCGAGAGCGGCACGGTACTGGTCGAGCAAGGCAAGCCGGTGGCCATGCGCGGCATTTTCCTCGACGTCACCCGCGAAAAGCTGGATGCCGAGCAGCTTGACAAGCTCAATCGGCAGTTGATGAGCACTTCCCGGCTAGCCGGCATGGCCGAGGTCGCCACCGGCGTGCTCCACAATGTCGGCAACGTGCTCAACAGTGTCAGCGTCTCCGCCACCGCTGTCGCCGAGCGCCTGCGCCAGTCCAAACTCTCTAATCTCCAACGCGCCACAGCCCTCTTGCGCGAGCAAAATGGCCAGCTCGCCCAATTCCTCACCACGGATCCCAAAGGCAAAATTCTTCCCGAATACCTCGCCAGCGTGGCGGACCAATTGGCCGGGGAACAGAAGAACCTGATTGCGAAGATGGATTCGGTCAACGAGCACGTCGAGCACATCAAAGAGATCGTGGCTATGCAGCAGAGTTACGCCAAGGTTTCGGGTGTATATGAAAACCTGGCAGTAGTTGCCTTGGTCGAGGATGCCTTGCGAATGAACGCCGCCGCGTTCGATCGGCATGGCATCGAGATCGTTCGCCACTTCGCCGGAAACATCCCGCCCGTCTGCGTGGACCGGCACAAAGTACTGCAAATCCTCATCAACCTGGTCCGAAACGCAAAGTATGCCATGGCATCCCAGGACGATGCCTCCAAGCGCCTCACCGTTCGCGTGGAAATGACTTCGCCCGATCGCGTCAGCATCCGCATCGCCGACAATGGTGTCGGGATTGCCCCGGAAAATTTGACCCGGATTTTCAACCACGGCTTTACAACCAAGAAAGATGGCCACGGCTTCGGACTCCATAGCGGCGCCAACGCAGCCAAAGAAATGGGCGGCACGCTGATCGCTCATAGCGAGGGCCCAGGCAAAGGCGCCGAGTTCACTCTGGACTTACCTACTGCCGCCTGCGCCCGGCAAAAGGAAACCTCACCAACGCGCACCAGCATATGA
- a CDS encoding response regulator, which yields MNSKDLKLNHRILIVDDNTSIHGDFREILCPDHSGDAAVNRMEEVLFEQDKLPPPETCFELDSAYQGQEALELVKQALASQRPYALAFVDVRMPPGWDGVETIARIWEADPELQIVVCTAYADYSWEEMRARVGQPDSLLVLKKPFDNIEVRQLAHALTKKWLLNLQARLQIKELASANESLAMSEERFSKAFHESPVPSGIQSVGDLRFVDVNQRFAEVAGYKRDEMIGRSPSELFLWEKPEVADAWYKDLAQQGVVRDREATIRKPDGALREMRVCLSGVMLGGQPHVLLLAQDVSERVLLERQLRQAQKMEAIGQLAAGVAHDFNNILTIIQGHAGLLQHKSAPGSPQAKSSQEISVAAASAATLIRQLLMFSRKQVMQFRHLDLNELLRNALKMLQRLVGEHVRIEFHPHEWLPAIHADPSMLEQIVMNLAVNARDAMPTGGRVLIATSLAAVERAPSPMDPEQRTGQYICLSFSDTGAGMDTQVLSRIFEPFFTTKPVGKGTGLGLSTVFGIVRQHHGWLEVESKPKEGTKFRVFFPPSLQTPEKIDRTIETVLHRGCETVLVAEDETALRQMVVEVLELQGYTVLEAASGREALEVWQQAKRPVDLLLTDMVMPGGIMGGELAERLSKKCPHLKVIYTSGYSPGMAGQDLSLLERRNFLPKPYSIGKLAQFVRECLDAPAQHNGNGACRSTLAPELV from the coding sequence ATGAACAGCAAAGACCTCAAGCTTAATCATCGCATCCTCATCGTTGATGACAACACCAGCATCCACGGCGACTTCCGCGAGATTCTCTGCCCGGACCACTCCGGCGACGCCGCTGTCAACCGCATGGAAGAGGTCCTCTTCGAGCAGGACAAACTGCCTCCGCCGGAGACCTGTTTTGAACTCGACTCCGCTTATCAGGGCCAGGAGGCCTTGGAACTGGTTAAGCAGGCCCTCGCCAGCCAGCGCCCTTACGCGCTGGCTTTCGTGGATGTCCGAATGCCGCCCGGCTGGGACGGTGTGGAAACCATTGCGCGCATTTGGGAAGCCGATCCGGAACTGCAAATCGTCGTCTGCACCGCCTATGCCGATTATTCCTGGGAAGAAATGCGGGCCAGGGTCGGCCAACCCGACAGCCTTTTGGTGCTCAAGAAGCCGTTCGATAACATCGAAGTGCGCCAACTCGCTCATGCATTAACCAAGAAGTGGCTGCTCAATTTACAGGCCCGTTTGCAGATAAAAGAACTGGCCAGCGCGAATGAATCGCTCGCGATGTCCGAAGAGCGCTTCTCGAAGGCCTTTCACGAAAGCCCTGTTCCGAGCGGCATTCAGAGCGTCGGCGACCTCCGCTTCGTGGATGTCAACCAGCGCTTCGCCGAGGTCGCCGGCTACAAACGCGACGAGATGATTGGGCGCAGCCCGTCCGAGTTGTTCCTATGGGAAAAACCTGAAGTGGCCGATGCGTGGTACAAAGATTTAGCACAGCAGGGGGTGGTGCGGGACCGCGAGGCCACCATCCGCAAACCGGACGGGGCTTTGCGCGAAATGCGCGTCTGCCTTTCCGGCGTCATGCTGGGCGGGCAGCCGCACGTGCTGCTCCTTGCCCAGGATGTCTCCGAGCGCGTTTTGCTGGAACGGCAACTGCGTCAGGCCCAAAAGATGGAAGCAATCGGCCAGCTCGCCGCAGGCGTCGCGCACGATTTCAATAATATCCTCACCATCATCCAGGGCCACGCCGGTTTGCTGCAGCACAAATCGGCCCCCGGCAGTCCACAAGCAAAATCTTCCCAGGAAATCTCCGTCGCCGCTGCCAGTGCCGCCACTCTGATCCGGCAGTTGCTCATGTTCAGCCGCAAGCAGGTCATGCAATTCCGGCATCTGGACCTCAACGAGCTCCTGCGCAACGCCCTCAAGATGCTCCAAAGGCTCGTGGGCGAACACGTCCGCATTGAATTTCATCCGCACGAATGGCTTCCTGCCATTCATGCAGACCCCAGCATGCTTGAACAAATCGTCATGAACCTGGCCGTCAACGCGCGCGACGCGATGCCCACCGGTGGCCGCGTCTTGATCGCCACGTCCCTGGCTGCCGTTGAACGCGCGCCCTCCCCCATGGACCCTGAACAACGCACCGGCCAATACATTTGCCTGTCGTTTAGCGACACGGGCGCGGGCATGGACACCCAGGTCCTCAGTCGCATCTTTGAGCCCTTCTTCACCACCAAACCCGTCGGCAAAGGCACTGGCCTGGGCTTGTCCACCGTCTTCGGCATCGTCCGCCAGCACCATGGCTGGCTCGAAGTGGAAAGCAAACCGAAGGAAGGCACCAAGTTCCGCGTCTTTTTCCCACCCAGCCTCCAAACGCCAGAGAAAATCGACCGCACCATCGAGACCGTTCTGCATCGGGGCTGCGAGACCGTTCTGGTGGCCGAGGACGAAACAGCCTTGCGCCAGATGGTTGTCGAGGTGCTCGAGCTTCAGGGTTATACAGTTCTGGAAGCCGCCTCTGGCCGCGAGGCCCTCGAAGTATGGCAACAAGCAAAACGTCCGGTCGATCTTCTCCTGACCGACATGGTGATGCCCGGTGGCATTATGGGCGGCGAGCTTGCAGAACGTCTCTCGAAGAAATGTCCCCATCTCAAGGTGATTTACACCAGTGGCTACAGCCCCGGCATGGCCGGCCAGGACCTGTCGCTGCTGGAGCGGCGCAACTTCCTGCCCAAGCCCTACTCCATCGGCAAACTGGCCCAATTCGTCCGCGAATGCCTGGACGCCCCAGCCCAGCACAATGGAAACGGCGCCTGTCGTTCCACATTAGCTCCTGAGCTGGTTTAG
- a CDS encoding trypsin-like peptidase domain-containing protein has protein sequence MRIPKTVKDHKRIELIRSFGEGNPVTATTPIRPESGDEALLEGYSNTVTGVVEKVSPAVVNIRVSHANREGRRGSQSGGTGSGFVIAPDGFILTNSHVVHGADKLEVPLADGRVVGARLIGEDPETDLAVIRVNVSQLVHARLGDSNAIRVGQIAVAIGSPFGFHQTVTAGIVSALGRSMRSQSGRLIDNVIQTDAALNPGNSGGPLVNSRGEVIGVNTAIILPAQGICFAIASNTAEFVAGWLIKEGRIRRSWIGVAGQNIAIHPRVVRFHRLAVDHGVLVAGIEPGSPAMRAGLHEGDIMVAFEGEKVSGIDELHRHLVAGAIGQPSVLTVLRHTEKIDLIVTPEELVGNNERN, from the coding sequence ATGAGAATTCCAAAGACAGTTAAGGACCACAAAAGAATTGAGCTGATTCGCTCGTTCGGCGAGGGCAATCCCGTCACCGCCACAACGCCCATCCGGCCCGAATCGGGCGATGAGGCATTGCTGGAAGGCTATTCCAATACCGTTACAGGCGTAGTCGAGAAGGTCAGTCCGGCGGTGGTAAATATTCGCGTGTCTCACGCCAACCGCGAAGGGCGCCGCGGTTCACAATCGGGCGGGACAGGCTCGGGTTTTGTCATTGCGCCGGACGGTTTTATTCTTACCAACAGCCACGTGGTCCATGGCGCGGACAAGCTGGAAGTACCACTGGCGGATGGGCGGGTGGTCGGAGCCAGGTTGATCGGGGAGGACCCGGAGACCGATCTGGCCGTTATCCGTGTCAATGTCTCGCAGCTTGTCCATGCGCGGCTTGGCGATTCGAATGCTATTCGCGTCGGGCAAATAGCCGTTGCCATCGGGAGCCCCTTTGGCTTTCACCAGACGGTGACAGCGGGGATTGTCAGCGCCCTGGGCCGCTCGATGCGCTCTCAATCCGGCAGGCTAATCGATAATGTGATTCAAACCGACGCGGCGCTCAACCCGGGCAACTCGGGCGGGCCGTTGGTCAATTCGCGCGGTGAAGTCATCGGCGTCAATACGGCCATCATTCTGCCGGCGCAAGGCATTTGCTTTGCCATTGCCAGCAACACAGCCGAATTCGTTGCGGGGTGGTTGATTAAAGAAGGCCGCATCCGGCGCAGTTGGATTGGTGTAGCTGGCCAGAATATCGCCATTCACCCGCGAGTGGTGAGATTCCATCGCCTGGCGGTGGACCATGGGGTGCTGGTGGCCGGGATTGAGCCAGGGAGTCCGGCCATGCGCGCCGGCCTGCACGAGGGCGACATCATGGTTGCTTTCGAAGGGGAGAAAGTTTCAGGAATTGACGAACTGCATCGCCACCTGGTAGCTGGCGCTATTGGGCAGCCATCGGTTCTCACGGTGCTCCGGCACACGGAAAAAATCGATCTGATCGTGACGCCCGAAGAATTGGTTGGGAACAACGAGCGAAACTGA
- a CDS encoding prepilin-type N-terminal cleavage/methylation domain-containing protein produces MQTLSSAKRQARGLAAGQRRPGFTLIELLVVIAIIAILAAMLLPSLSKAKAKGQGAHCINNLRQLDLGWLMYATDNRDVLPGDDWKKEATPVQDAGNWVSGWLSPDGETGYDKTHNTNITYLLDPHYSQIGPYVRAAGVYKCVADQSITTIMGRAYARVRSMSMNCWMGANAEPWNAGFRTFAKSTSITLPGPSDAMVFIDERSDSIDDGYFAVDEVAQQLVNLPAGYHNGASGITFADGHAEIHKWHDGRTTPPLLTVFHKFVQCPGNRDLAWLQQHATSRQ; encoded by the coding sequence GTGCAAACATTATCCTCAGCAAAGCGACAGGCCCGTGGCCTAGCCGCTGGCCAGCGACGACCGGGCTTTACTCTCATCGAACTGCTGGTTGTCATCGCTATCATTGCGATCCTCGCCGCGATGCTGCTGCCCAGTTTGTCAAAAGCCAAGGCCAAGGGCCAAGGCGCCCACTGCATCAATAATTTGCGCCAACTGGACCTGGGTTGGCTGATGTACGCTACTGACAACCGGGACGTGCTCCCCGGGGATGATTGGAAGAAAGAGGCTACGCCGGTGCAGGATGCGGGGAACTGGGTCAGCGGCTGGCTCAGCCCGGACGGCGAAACCGGTTACGACAAAACTCACAATACGAATATCACCTACCTCCTGGATCCGCATTACTCTCAGATTGGCCCGTATGTCCGTGCGGCGGGGGTTTACAAGTGCGTTGCGGACCAAAGCATTACCACCATTATGGGCCGAGCCTACGCCCGGGTGCGGAGCATGTCGATGAACTGCTGGATGGGGGCTAACGCAGAGCCGTGGAATGCCGGCTTCCGCACGTTTGCCAAGAGCACCAGCATCACTTTGCCTGGACCGAGCGACGCCATGGTGTTTATCGATGAGCGGTCAGACAGCATTGATGACGGCTACTTCGCTGTCGATGAAGTGGCCCAGCAACTCGTCAATCTCCCGGCGGGTTATCATAACGGCGCCAGCGGGATTACGTTTGCCGATGGACATGCTGAGATTCACAAATGGCACGATGGGCGCACGACGCCGCCCCTCTTGACGGTCTTTCATAAATTTGTGCAATGCCCAGGCAACCGGGACTTGGCGTGGCTCCAGCAGCATGCCACCAGCCGGCAGTAG
- a CDS encoding YfiR family protein produces MRCRAASWRCWVLLLLALAGSYGPAQEFMPTEYHVKAAFLFNFAKFVEWPPRAFASVKSPLIIGILGKNPFHDDLAQTIRNKTVDDHPVLIKQFYSASDATNCHILFISASERKHLPEIFNTLKGASVLTVSETDRFTEKGGMINFVLEGTKIRFQINKNAATIAGLKISSKLMSLALRPGA; encoded by the coding sequence ATGCGTTGTCGGGCGGCCTCATGGCGATGCTGGGTCCTGCTTTTGCTGGCGCTGGCCGGCAGTTATGGGCCTGCCCAGGAGTTCATGCCGACGGAGTACCATGTCAAAGCCGCCTTTCTGTTCAATTTCGCCAAATTCGTCGAATGGCCGCCGCGCGCCTTTGCCTCGGTGAAATCGCCCCTGATTATAGGCATTTTAGGGAAAAACCCATTCCATGACGACCTTGCGCAGACGATCCGCAACAAGACAGTCGATGACCATCCAGTGCTGATTAAGCAGTTTTATTCGGCCAGCGACGCTACGAATTGCCACATTCTTTTCATTAGCGCCTCTGAGAGAAAGCATCTGCCAGAGATATTTAACACCCTCAAGGGCGCCAGCGTGCTAACGGTGAGTGAGACCGACCGTTTCACCGAGAAGGGGGGTATGATCAATTTCGTCCTTGAGGGGACCAAAATCCGGTTTCAAATCAATAAAAACGCTGCCACAATCGCCGGGCTGAAAATCAGTTCCAAACTGATGAGCCTTGCCTTGCGCCCGGGAGCCTGA
- a CDS encoding VOC family protein, translating to MKAFLPEQTRVSQVHLRTASLERSLGFYADVLGLSAHHPNGSQAVLSAGAGPELLVLSEDASAPQRPPRSIGLYHLAIRYPERRDLAHAFQRLINNGYPVEGASDHGVSEAIYLSDPEGNGVELYADRPPTQWPRRRGHLAMVTQPLDVRDLLKSVQDTPAPPEPPAETDIGHIHLHVANLPAADRFYHEFLGLAVTQRSIPDALFLAAGEYHHHIGVNTWAGHAAPPSNSTGLISYRLDVPVKEILYCLSHRAPLLGYETRTLPDAHGPILQIRDPNGSWLEIQHKQQTSNPQHAEAAIDCEHH from the coding sequence ATGAAAGCGTTCCTTCCTGAACAAACCCGTGTCAGCCAGGTCCATCTGCGCACCGCCAGCCTCGAGCGCTCGTTGGGGTTCTATGCGGATGTGCTCGGGCTAAGCGCGCATCATCCAAACGGTTCCCAGGCCGTTCTGTCGGCCGGCGCAGGGCCGGAACTCCTTGTGCTGAGCGAAGACGCGAGCGCTCCGCAACGGCCCCCGCGCTCCATTGGACTCTATCATCTCGCCATTCGCTATCCTGAGCGGCGTGACCTTGCCCATGCGTTTCAGCGGCTGATAAATAACGGGTATCCGGTGGAGGGCGCGTCCGATCATGGAGTGAGTGAGGCAATTTATCTGAGCGATCCCGAGGGCAATGGCGTCGAGTTGTATGCCGATCGGCCACCCACACAGTGGCCGCGGCGCAGAGGCCACCTGGCGATGGTCACCCAACCACTCGATGTGCGGGACCTGCTGAAGAGCGTTCAAGACACCCCAGCCCCGCCTGAGCCGCCGGCAGAGACGGACATTGGCCATATCCATCTGCACGTCGCCAACCTGCCGGCAGCGGACCGGTTCTACCATGAGTTCCTGGGGTTGGCGGTCACCCAACGCTCGATTCCCGATGCCCTGTTCTTGGCGGCCGGCGAGTACCATCATCATATTGGCGTCAACACCTGGGCCGGCCACGCCGCTCCTCCGTCAAACAGCACGGGCCTGATTTCCTACCGTCTCGATGTGCCGGTCAAAGAGATTCTTTATTGCCTGAGCCATCGCGCTCCGCTCCTGGGCTATGAAACCCGAACGCTGCCCGACGCCCATGGCCCGATTCTTCAAATCCGCGATCCCAACGGAAGTTGGCTCGAAATCCAGCACAAGCAACAAACAAGCAATCCGCAACATGCCGAAGCAGCGATTGATTGTGAACATCATTGA